In Fibrobacterota bacterium, the genomic stretch TCCCGCTCCATCCTGGAGAAGAAGCCCGCGGATCTCGAGGCCCTCAAGGCCTTGCCCCTGGACAACACCACCTTGGGCGAGGTGAATACCGCCGTCATCGCCAAGATCGGCGAGCTGATCACCATCCGCCGCTTTCTCATCGAGAAGGTGGGAGCCAACGAACTGGCCGAAACCTACTCCCATGGCGGGGGCAAGATCGGCGTCATCGTGAAGCTCGGGTTCCAAGGGACGCTCAAGGACAAAGGCGCCTTGTCGTCGGTCGCGAAGGATCTGGCGATGCAAGTCGCCGCCAGCATGCCCATCGCCATCGAGCCGAAGGACGTTCCCGCTTCCGTCATCGAGAAAGAACGCGAAATCGGCCGCGAGCTGACCCTCAAGGAAGGCAAGACCGGCGACATCGTGGAAAAGATCGTCGAAGGCAAGGTCCAGAAGTTCTACAAAGAGAACTGCCTGGTGAACCAGGTATACATCAAGGACAATAAGACGACTATCGACAAGTTGCTGGCTGCTACGGCCAAGTCGCAAGGGCTGGACTCCCTCAAGGTCCTCGCCTTCCACCGGCTGCAACTGGGTCAATAGGCCCATGTCGCAAC encodes the following:
- a CDS encoding elongation factor Ts translates to MAEVTAQTVAELREKTGLGILQCKKALTETAGDMEKAIEFLRKQGAAVAAKRVGKETKEGKIVLAAAADAVAAVEINCETDFVSASDDFNAFASKVSRSILEKKPADLEALKALPLDNTTLGEVNTAVIAKIGELITIRRFLIEKVGANELAETYSHGGGKIGVIVKLGFQGTLKDKGALSSVAKDLAMQVAASMPIAIEPKDVPASVIEKEREIGRELTLKEGKTGDIVEKIVEGKVQKFYKENCLVNQVYIKDNKTTIDKLLAATAKSQGLDSLKVLAFHRLQLGQ